A region from the Triticum aestivum cultivar Chinese Spring chromosome 3D, IWGSC CS RefSeq v2.1, whole genome shotgun sequence genome encodes:
- the LOC123078413 gene encoding uncharacterized protein — MSMTVHWPFLNQTELKGSGQLDKQCNSDQITNSSRARIQLTVMNHGLFSHTTYSQQHGIFLLQFVTVLCKMMSASETRSLISLWSHHILLDYMFEQSICHDWESLFYSNQRTPLADFGMVDSSSARMGIPIISQVVSKHHCVVPICAIIQTDSDQCKREWHPQCFLNKWLEEVGNGQNKADFVPLGCYAWGLLNPNCYQVSMNSCFHGYSFLYGLVLLQWEIAWTLHLEFSSGGNNSGQPFRPPSTTCAKSTGKQEINQGRRGDRADVGYVYCIYYTCYSDQDPSGHNNYPDTFHRQASVEHDYYLCGVEVFINYDYHRDYDQAKQHRVQWDPGGSRWHRLGVKPNLKEGGC; from the coding sequence ATGAGCATGACAGTTCATTGGCCATTTTTGAATCAAACTGAACTTAAGGGCAGTGGCCAGCTTGATAAGCAATGCAATTCTGACCAAATAACTAATAGTTCAAGAGCTAGAATTCAGCTTACAGTAATGAATCATGGTCTATTCTCACACACGACATACAGTCAGCAGCATGGGATCTTCCTTCTTCAGTTTGTGACGGTGCTTTGTAAGATGATGTCAGCGTCTGAAACGAGGTCACTTATATCATTATGGTCTCATCATATATTATTGGATTATATGTTTGAGCAGAGCATTTGTCATGACTGGGAATCACTGTTCTATTCAAATCAGCGAACACCCCTTGCGGATTTTGGAATGGTGGATTCTAGTTCAGCCAGAATGGGTATCCCCATTATATCTCAAGTTGTTTCAAAGCATCACTGCGTGGTTCCTATCTGTGCAATTATACAGACCGACAGTGATCAGTGCAAGCGTGAGTGGCACCCGCAATGCTTTTTAAACAAATGGCTAGAGGAGGTTGGAAATGGCCAGAACAAGGCGGATTTTGTTCCCTTGGGTTGTTATGCGTGGGGACTGCTGAATCCTAATTGCTATCAAGTCAGTATGAACTCTTGTTTCCATGGATATTCTTTTCTTTATGGTCTGGTGCTGCTTCAGTGGGAAATTGCTTGGACACTTCATTTGGAGTTCTCTTCTGGTGGCAACAACTCTGGCCAACCATTCCGTCCACCAAGCACGACATGTGCAAAATCAACTGGAAAACAGGAAATTAATCAAGGAAGGAGGGGTGACAGAGCTGATGTTGGGTACGTTTACTGCATCTACTACACTTGCTACTCTGATCAAGACCCTAGTGGCCATAACAACTACCCCGACACCTTCCATCGGCAAGCCTCCGTTGAGCACGACTACTACCTCTGCGgcgttgaagtcttcatcaactaCGACTACCACCGTGACTACGACCAAGCCAAGCAACATCGAGTGCAATGGGATCCGGGTGGTTCTCGGTGGCATCGGCTTGGGGTCAAGCCGAATCTCAAGGAGGGGGGATGTTAG